Proteins encoded by one window of Lathyrus oleraceus cultivar Zhongwan6 chromosome 1, CAAS_Psat_ZW6_1.0, whole genome shotgun sequence:
- the LOC127115413 gene encoding probable receptor-like protein kinase At5g20050, producing MEDRKAKIIVATSVITVIIIITIARFLFVSKIFFLICGAGVAVIFAIFAFAFISLSHKRRRRVLESQLKSESQELRIEYSFLRKVAGVPTKFRYNELEEATDGFQSLIGRGSSASVFKGILNDGTSVAVKRIDAEERGEREFKSEVAAIASVHHVNLVRLFGYCNSSSAPRYLVYDFISNGSLDCWIFPKRDSQRRPRRSGCLSWNLRYKVAVDVAKGLAYLHHDCRSRILHLDIKPENILLDESFRALVSDFGLSKLTPKDESQAMSTIRGTRGYMAPEWLLEKGISDKTDVYSYGMVLLEIVGGRKNVCLVEDEKYKSKRKWQYFPKIVNEKVKQGKIMEIVDDRLMEYGGGVDENEVMKLVYVALWCVQEKPRLRPSMAKVVDMLEGRVMVDQPPSTKMILVDFLCDDNDDDDDDVTDSNINISKMDSVMSIQSNVECNSSTYSYSTTVFSGR from the coding sequence ATGGAAGACAGAAAAGCTAAAATAATTGTTGCTACATCTGTGATTACAGTGATCATTATCATAACCATTGCTCGTTTTTTGTTCGTCTCCAAGATTTTCTTCCTAATCTGTGGCGCTGGTGTTGCTGTGATCTTTGCAATCTTTGCTTTTGCATTTATCAGCTTAAGCCACAAACGCAGAAGGAGAGTATTGGAATCACAGTTGAAATCCGAAAGTCAAGAGCTTCGAATAGAGTACAGTTTCTTAAGAAAAGTTGCTGGGGTTCCAACAAAGTTCAGATACAACGAGCTTGAAGAAGCAACAGATGGATTTCAATCACTTATTGGAAGAGGTTCATCAGCTTCCGTTTTCAAGGGAATTCTGAATGATGGAACTTCAGTTGCTGTGAAAAGAATTGATGCAGAAGAAAGAGGTGAAAGAGAGTTTAAATCAGAAGTTGCAGCAATAGCTAGTGTTCATCATGTGAATCTTGTGAGACTTTTCGGGTACTGTAATTCTTCTTCAGCTCCTAGGTACCTTGTTTATGATTTTATCTCAAATGGGTCATTGGATTGTTGGATTTTTCCCAAAAGGGATTCTCAAAGGCGTCCGCGTCGAAGTGGATGTTTGTCGTGGAATTTGAGGTATAAAGTTGCGGTTGATGTTGCTAAAGGACTTGCATATCTTCACCATGATTGTAGATCAAGGATCTTACACCTTGATATAAAGCCAGAAAATATACTATTGGACGAGAGTTTTAGAGCACTTGTTTCCGATTTCGGGCTATCAAAACTTACTCCTAAAGACGAAAGCCAAGCGATGTCTACGATAAGAGGAACAAGAGGTTACATGGCACCGGAATGGCTTTTAGAAAAAGGCATTTCAGATAAAACAGATGTATATAGTTATGGAATGGTATTACTAGAGATTGTTGGAGGAAGAAAAAATGTTTGTTTAGTGGAAGATGAAAAGTACAAGTCAAAAAGGAAATGGCAATATTTTCCAAAGATTGTAAATGAGAAAGTGAAACAAGGGAAAATAATGGAAATTGTTGATGATAGGTTAATGGAATATGGTGGTGGTGTTGATGAGAATGAGGTGATGAAATTGGTGTATGTTGCTTTATGGTGTGTTCAAGAGAAGCCAAGGTTGAGACCTAGTATGGCTAAAGTGGTAGACATGCTTGAAGGTCGTGTGATGGTGGATCAACCACCTTCTACAAAAATGATTCTTGTTGATTTTCTATgtgatgataatgatgatgatgatgatgatgttacAGATAGTAATATTAACATATCAAAGATGGATTCTGTTATGTCTATACAAAGCAATGTGGAATGTAATTCTTCTACCTACTCATATTCCACTACTGTTTTTTCTGGAAGATAG